The Microbacterium sp. SORGH_AS_0862 genome has a segment encoding these proteins:
- a CDS encoding nuclear transport factor 2 family protein, giving the protein MSTVASLTEAETYSVIAGHRFSEFARALDTKDWQGYQNLYSADGQLRLPWGDPVPHDRLASETEINLGRFACTHHMITNALAVPDGARMTVSANLHAAHIYPEEARKAAWIAVGRYDAELVLDGDTWFFHRVALTPLWQQGDVPEH; this is encoded by the coding sequence ATGTCAACTGTTGCGTCGCTCACAGAGGCCGAGACCTACTCGGTGATCGCCGGGCACCGATTCAGCGAGTTCGCCCGTGCGCTCGACACCAAGGACTGGCAGGGATACCAGAACCTCTACTCCGCGGACGGTCAGCTGCGACTGCCGTGGGGCGACCCCGTTCCGCACGACCGCCTCGCGTCGGAGACGGAGATCAATCTGGGCCGATTCGCCTGCACGCATCACATGATCACGAACGCGCTCGCCGTCCCCGACGGGGCGCGGATGACCGTGTCCGCCAATCTCCACGCTGCTCATATCTACCCGGAGGAAGCTCGCAAGGCAGCCTGGATCGCGGTCGGACGGTACGACGCCGAACTGGTCCTCGACGGCGACACCTGGTTCTTCCACCGGGTGGCGTTGACTCCGCTGTGGCAGCAGGGCGACGTGCCGGAGCACTGA
- a CDS encoding FAD-dependent monooxygenase → MHPDRRVCLEDDERHHLRLGSHPCRVATVADVQSRSHDRERVQLALRSARRRRGHHSPGVVRTAARRGRDHETATRMAEGFASPLPELIAATDQANLQRWPIRDRPPLSQWSKRRATLVGDAAHPTSPYAAYGAGMSIEDGYFLGRRLAGVDITDSAALRAALDAYETPRKPHTAFQVDTAYKLGRIFHHAPAALRPLRDLFFDRTRFLQRMIGDGTPTELLGQLDDIDAAESAFVSKQSSPPRA, encoded by the coding sequence GTGCATCCCGATCGCCGTGTCTGTCTCGAGGATGATGAACGCCACCACCTTCGACTGGGTAGTCACCCCTGTCGGGTGGCGACCGTTGCGGATGTTCAATCTCGCTCTCACGATCGTGAGCGTGTTCAGCTCGCTCTCCGCTCTGCTCGCCGCCGCCGCGGGCACCATTCTCCAGGCGTTGTTCGGACTGCCGCTCGCCGTGGGCGCGACCACGAGACCGCGACGAGGATGGCCGAGGGTTTCGCCTCCCCACTGCCCGAGCTGATCGCCGCCACCGATCAAGCGAACCTGCAGCGCTGGCCGATAAGAGATCGTCCCCCGCTCTCGCAGTGGTCGAAGAGGCGCGCCACCCTGGTCGGAGACGCTGCGCACCCCACCTCGCCGTACGCCGCGTACGGCGCCGGAATGTCGATCGAGGACGGCTACTTCCTCGGGCGCCGCCTCGCGGGCGTCGACATCACCGACTCGGCCGCACTCCGTGCAGCCCTGGATGCCTATGAGACACCCCGCAAGCCGCACACCGCCTTCCAGGTCGACACCGCCTACAAGCTCGGTCGGATCTTCCATCACGCCCCGGCAGCGCTGCGGCCCCTTCGCGACCTCTTCTTCGATCGGACCCGGTTCCTGCAGAGAATGATCGGTGACGGAACGCCGACCGAGCTGCTTGGCCAGCTCGATGACATCGATGCGGCCGAAAGCGCGTTCGTGTCGAAGCAGAGTTCACCGCCGCGCGCGTAG